In Brettanomyces bruxellensis chromosome 7, complete sequence, the sequence TAGACGGGACTATCATCTTTTAtaattaattcattttcttattttatttccggACTGTCATCAGATTTCCaatctttgttttccaccATTCAACTAAAACAACAATATTAATATGTCTACAGTTTCAGAAACTAATCAAACAATTGCTGAGGGTTCAACGGAACCAAATTATAGTGAACTCGTCAGAAAGATTCATATCAAAAGCGAAGATGTGAAGAAAGCATTTGATCTTCACAATTTTTCCGATTTCGAACCGAGAAAGTCTAAGTTCTTTATTCCAGAATTTAAACGTTGGTTTTGTAATCAGATTCTTGGCGAAAAGAcaacagaagaagaaattaatGCAGTTAGACGGCTTCTTGATATGAGAAGATTACCAAATGATATGCCTTGGTGTGCAATTGGAGTTTGTATTGCACGTGCTGTTTCGatcttttttggaaaggaCGAAAAATACCCCTGGACAGGACTAACTGGTCTTGAAATTATTCCGGTTTTGAACTCTTCATTAGATACTATTCATCAATTTGATGAAGGAATTTTGCTAGACAAGATATTTGATATGTGCAAAGATATGACTGGAAATAGAATCCTACAAGTTTTGAAGGATATTAATGAGGTATTTGAAATCAATATTAATCCATCAATTGGCTTATCAATTATAGTTGGCAGAAAAGGTGAATCATTTTATAAGATGTTTAAAAACCAATTAGTGTCAGATGGAGTTCCAAACAATAACAATTGGCATAATCATGAAATAGAGGCAGCATTAGCATTTGATCATGTGAGATTAGAATTTGAGAAGGAGCAAGCAGCGGAAACTGCTATGAGTGTTAGCttcagaaagagaaagcataACTCCTATAAATCAAactcaaagaagaaaagagaaattacTTGTTATTATTGCCATAAACCTGGTCATGTTAAGAAAGATTGCTTTAAATGGCaagcaaaaatgaaacaacTTCAAGATAAGAGAGATGGGGTTCAGAAGGAGAGTGATGAAGAGGCAGATCTagttgaagaagtagaTTGcaacaaagaagatattATGAATGCAGTCGAAGAGATTAAGAATTCCAATGCGGAATTTATACTAGACTCTGGTGCGACATGTCATGTCGTGAATGATaaagatttatttgttacTCAGGAGCCAGCTTATAAGATAATTAAAGGTGCCACGGGATCAACAGTTGCGAAAACGACAGGCAATGTTAAGTGTGGAAATATTATCTTAGAGAATGCAATTTATTTACCTCAAGCAGCACACAATGTGGTCTCACTTaagaaattatttgaaaagggATATGAAGTTGAATGgaataaagatgaagtgTTAGTCAAGCACGATAATGAAAGAATTTTAGAAgctaaaaataagaatggCTTTTACATTGTTCAAAATCCCAATTCAGAGATAATTCTTGAAACATTGAAAGGTGAAGACATTCTCTCGTGTCATAAAGATTATGGTCATGCATCAGCAAATCAGCTATATAGGATCATTAAGATGACAAGAAGTGCTAAAGCAAGCAAGAAACTTGTGAAAGAAGTTGTAAGGAAATGCCCGATTTGTGCTGGTCAGACAAAGTTAAAGCATGGGACAAAAGAAGCTGTTCATGCAAGTAAACCAGGTGAAAGACTTTGTGTTGATGTTATGGGTCCAATAGATGGAAAATATGGTCTTACAATGACTGATagtttttcaaagtttATGATCGGTTCTGTATTAGAGAGCAGATCTGAGGTCTCGGAGAAAACGATTGATATTATTAAAAAGTTTATAAACTTGTTAAGGCTAACTAACAGGTATCCGACgtttttgagatctgatAATGAGTTTAGGACCAAAGAACTAACAAAGTTTTGCGAAGAAAATGGGATTATACAAGAATTTACTGCGGCACATAGTTCATATCAGAATGGACGTGCAGAAAGGACAAACTATGAAATAGAAAGTTGCATAAAGAAGTTGACGCAGAGTTCAGGTTCTGATATTAAATACTGGACTTATGCATATCGACATGCTATTTTTCTTAACAATATTTTACCTAAAAACAGAAGTTCTCAATGCCCATTAGGCGTGTTAAAAGACGCAAAAGTTGTGTGTCCAAGGCAATTATTACCGTTTGGATGCAAAGTGTTCTGCTATAATTATGATAGAAAGCAGAAGTtagcaaaagaaagctaTGAATGTGCATTTTTAGGATATGGCGGAAATCAGGTGATTCCAACGACTAGTCAGGTTATAGCATTACGGCTATTTGATAATAAGGTGATACGAAGTTCTGCGTTTAGCTCAATTCCATGGAGTTTTCCTATTAGTGGAAGAAACTTTCTAGAAAGTATGAGAAAAGATGACCGGTCAAAAGAACAAGTGCAGAAGGGAGTAGTTGAACCCAAAGTTTATGACAAATCGATGAAGGGAATCGCGGTAACTGATAATGAGAAGCAGAATAATGGTGTCTGTGCATAATAAGGCGAGTGAGGAAATTCATTTGTCAGAGGACGTTGCGAAAGTTCCGCAACATAAGGCCATTAATCCAAATGCgttattagatattattattcataGTGGTGGTCGTCCCATCAGcttgagaagaaggagaattATTGAGCATGATGCTCAAGTTTGGTCTCAAGACTGTAAGAACGACAGGGTGCTCACTGCAGATGGAAGATCAGAAAGTGTTAATCTCCTTGTAACGAAAGACAAGTATGATATCCCTGCGACGTATAGTGAGGCACTAGAATCGGCTCAGAAAGATAAGTGGATTACTGCATGTAATAGTGAATTACAATCGTTCAAAGAGAATAAAGCTTATCGAGAAATTCCTATATGGAAAATGCCGAAAAATTCTACAGTTATTACTGGTAGATGGGTCTTTaatgtgaaaaaagaacCTGGTGGTGAACGATTCAAAGCAAGGGTAGTTGCGAAAGGTTTCAGACAAGAGCATGGACTAAATTACGCAGAAACCTATGCGCCTGTCATGAAACTGGATAGCTTCAGGTTTGTATTGGCTTATGCAGCGATACGGGGTTGGTCTTTAAGACAGTTAGATGCAAAGAATGCATTCTTGAATGGGAAAATTGATTACCCAGTATATTTTAAACCGCCTGAAGGTGTTCCTTTGAAGAAGGGACATGTCTGGAAGTTGGAAAGAGGAGTCTATGGACTTAAACAAGCGCCAAGATTGTGGTATAACACAATAAGGAAAGTTTTGAATTCCGGTGGATTCCAGAATTCGGAGAAAGACAATTGCATATTTTATAAAGACAATTGTATTTTGGTCGTCTATGTTGATGACATATTAATTGCCGGTAAGGGCAAGAAAGATTTAGACTTTCCGTTGCATTGTTTATCTAAACGATTTACGATGACAGACCTTGGTGATCCTCAGATATTTCTCGGGATGACATTGAATTGTCAGAGAGATTTCATTAAGTTATCTGCAAAGGATACGATTGAGCGGATTATTAAGAATTTGCAGATTGAActtccagaaaagaaaagtgcaACTCCAGTTCCGCTGGCTTACAAGTTGTTTGAcgaaaattcaaaattacTTGATCCGGAAAAGCAAACTGAGTACAGATCTATGATAGGGATGTTGCTCTATATAAGTAACACTGTCAGATTTGATATTGCGTATCATGTTTCGATATTAGCGGGGTTTGTGAATACTCCTAGAGAAATACATTATCGCTCAGCGATAAAGGTTGTTCAGTATTTAGGACAGACTAAGGACAAAGggataattttgaaaaagaatggaaCTGTGAAATATTCTAGGAAAGACTTTCAGTTCCTCGACACTTCAAAGGAAGTAGTTGTTCGTCAATATCCTGTTCAATCACAAAACAGGGTTACAGTCTACTGTGATGCAGACTGGGGTAAGTCGGGTCAAGGTAGATCCCAATCAGGAGGAATAGTTACCTTCTGCGGTAATGTTATTTCCTGGTACTCTCGGAAACAGAAGTCAGTCGCATTGTCTACTGCAGAGAGTGAGTTAATGTCAATTAGAGAAGGAGTTACTACAGGTAAATACTTCTTTGATCTATTAAACGAGATTGGCATTACAGTACAGTATATTAATTTATGTTGCGACAATAGAGCGGCTCTAACACTAAGCAGTCATAATGCAGATAACGGAAAATCAAGACATATCAACAttagttatttttatatCAGAGACTTAGTTGAAAAACGAATATGCAGATTATGGTACATTAATGGGAAAGATAACCCAGCAGATATTTTTACAAAAAGATTGTCTCCAGGCATATATTCCAAAGTGTTACACAAACTGATAAGGTAAGTGAAATGAGAAATTCAAGTTATCTGATCAAGAAGGAGTGTTGAGAGTTGTGCTCAGAAAACTTAAATTAAGGCTGTGCTACAAATAAGGATTTCGAGATTTCTAAAGAATCTTCTGGTAACTAGTTTAGCAGGATATAGATACGACTTTAGTATTGAGGGCAAACGAAGGCAaacaatattaaagatTATGTGTCATGTCGAAAGACGCTGACTGACATCTAGAATGTTCTGATAATAGAAATTAGAGAGAATCTCATTTGTGAAtgtaaaaagtaaaagtaaTCGTAGgactatataaagatggtCCTTGTCAGTGACTTTGAAACTTCTACGTGATGTGAATAGGtttattgaagataagaaactAACGAACAAACTAAGGAATTTAGTGATAATATATCTAAGTTGTCTTATCAGAAAACCACGACTGATATTAGTTTTGAGACTATAGACGGGACTATCATCTTTTAtaattaattcattttcttattttatttccggACTGTCATCAGTTATTATTGTTCGGGCCCTGTTCAAATATGCATCCGTACACCGTATATCGAAAATAAGATGAGAACCGTTTTATGTTTTCTCCAGCTCAAATAGCACGAACTTCTTCGaacagaaaatataatagGTAGAAGTGTGTTACTtcatttcaaatattggaaTACTCTATTTATGGTGATGGCTGCAACACAAAAGCGAAGGTTGGCTTTTGCCACGGCTCCTACTATCATCAGAGCTAATCAGAAAGACTCGTATTATGAAAAGGTCGTTCTATTAAAGCAAGTAACAGATGCAATTAGTGTTTTGAAAGGTTCGGCATTCACACACACACATTCTCAAGCAATTGAGCGTCTGGTAAAGTTTTTATATCTCGGTGTAACAACATTAGTTGGGGCACGGACCTTAGGTGAAGAGTATGTGGATTTGCATTACGTCAGTAGAGATGGACGTCGTCTTCCCAACCTTATACGCAGATTAGCATTCGTCCTATCATATGTTGGAGGTCCGGTTCTTCTCAAGTGGTTTTTTGCCAAGTTGGTTCAGCTCACAGAAATTAGAAGTTCCGAATCCAAGGGAAAGCATGAAGGTATTGGTCATTTACAAGCAATGAAGCAGAAGCTATTGGTATCAGCCAATAAAACTGTTAGATGCCTTGAAAAAGTAGACTGGGGTGATATGTTGAATCTTCACCTTGCACTATTCTATTTCTCCGGAAAGTATTATCAGTTTTCGAAGAGATTCTTTGGTCTAAGATATGCTTTGGGTTATCGAATTGATCCCAGATCTAGGCAAGCTAAAGGAAACTACGAACTTTTGGGATTGCTTATAATGACACAGTTGGCAATAAAATATTGGTTAAAGCTAGGTGGGCTTATAAAAGATGCGGAAACTGATGGAGGTAATCATGATCATGATGTCGAAAGGGGTGATTTTATAACCAAGATTCCTGAAGCTTTGCCGGACGATGATAGTGACGTCTTGATTAATTTGTCGAACCCAAAGAAGCTTCCATATATTAAAGGATCCTCCAGAAACTGTATGCTCTGTCTTTCACCAATGAAAGATCCTGCATGTGCACCATGCGGGCATCTTTTCTGCTGGAAGTGCATCTTTGATTGGTGTAAAGAGAGGGAGGAATGTCCGTTATGTCGATCTTCCCTTAAGGAAGCACAACTATTACCCCTAAGATAGTGTGGTCTATAGCATTAACTTACAATAAAGCGGGTCTTTATTACATAATCATACATCCATGTATATTAGTCTAGTTCTAATTCTTCTATAAATGTTGAACCATCTGGAAATTAGAGcttgaaattttaaagCATGACATCATTTATATTCACTATCAGTGGCCAACACCGATCTTCAAAagtatcttcttctttttcttccccttcttcttattctgGCTATTGGTCGTCTCATTTAAGGCACCCCGAACGGAGCCCATATTGAACATATCATTGGCATTTCTGGTGTTTGAATTACTACGAGCACTTGTCTGTCTATTTTCCCAGGGACTAACTGTCTTCTTCACAGGATGAACTCTTGGAATGACTTTCTTTCTCACAGTTGGAAGTTCTGGAAACATGGAATCGTTTAATCCCGAATTTGAGTTCGATCTGCTGGAACTAAAGGACGTGATCAGAGGTTTTGTTGAAGTCCCCACATGCACTGATGGTCTCACACTAACTGGAGCACCCCAGGCACCTCCCAAAGAACTAGATGAGGATCCTACCGATCCAAGTGAAGTCGAGCTGGTGTTCCTCGAGTTTGTAAGTGATGCAGAATGTGTTTTAATACGTTGTCTATTTTTCTTGGGGAGATAACCAGGAATTGATGCGGCATTTAATGGAGGTGCCCAACTTGGAGACGAGGAAGACTTTGACATTCTAACACTTCCACTTCTAAATGACACGGGACGTGAAGCTGGTAATGATGGGAAAAGTTCTTGGTTAGAAGATCTAGTAGGTGGATCCCATCCCTGTTGCAAGTTAGAAGAGGAGCCTGGAAGAGAGGGAAACTGCTCATCTAGCTTCTTCTGCTGCATCGCCGATGAATTAATTCTGTCCAATGCCTTCCGTTTGGGTGAACTTGAAGGGTACAATCTGCTTAACTCATAAATAAGAACCGCATAGTCGACTGGGCCCTCCTCGTCACTTCTCTTGGAACCAAAGATCTCTTTATACTTTGCAACCAATTCGGATGCAGTGATTTTACCGTCATCATACCCTTTATTGCAGTCTGTGAATTTGTCGAATGCACTCTGTGAGTAGTGGAGGTAATGTCTTGCTCTTTCCTGAAGTCTCAGGCTTTTCACCTCGCGAGATTCGGTGCTATCTTGCTTATCCTTTAAAGTCTTGCTTTTAGTACTTCTACCTCTCAAAGTGGATAGTCTAGTTCCGAATCCAGGCGCAGAATATCTTGCATTAGAGCCATCATATTCCAGTCCTGCCGATGGAAGCATGACCTGGTCCGTTCcatatatatttccatGCTCTTTTATCATGTGAGCCTGCAAATCGAACTCGTTTGCAAAGACAATGAATTTCTTGTCCAAGCAACTCTGCACATTGCAGATGAAATGGGCCTCTTTAAAATGTTCGAATAGATGTTTGTAATCCCTGAAGTACTGCGGATGTGAAGCATCAATTTGATCACACACCTGACATCTTTCGTGCTTCTCTCGCATGTGAATGAAAAGCTCATCCTCCGAGTAGAACCTTTGACCACTGCAAAACTTACACATAGGGTGACCCTTGAATCCTTCCTCGTTTGAAAGACCCTTGGATTCATGAATGTGCAAT encodes:
- a CDS encoding uncharacterized protein (BUSCO:EOG092635ST), translating into MAATQKRRLAFATAPTIIRANQKDSYYEKVVLLKQVTDAISVLKGSAFTHTHSQAIERLVKFLYLGVTTLVGARTLGEEYVDLHYVSRDGRRLPNLIRRLAFVLSYVGGPVLLKWFFAKLVQLTEIRSSESKGKHEGIGHLQAMKQKLLVSANKTVRCLEKVDWGDMLNLHLALFYFSGKYYQFSKRFFGLRYALGYRIDPRSRQAKGNYELLGLLIMTQLAIKYWLKLGGLIKDAETDGGNHDHDVERGDFITKIPEALPDDDSDVLINLSNPKKLPYIKGSSRNCMLCLSPMKDPACAPCGHLFCWKCIFDWCKEREECPLCRSSLKEAQLLPLR
- a CDS encoding uncharacterized protein (BUSCO:EOG09261MOX), whose translation is MPSESSTNQANKSKKGYRRRGGQRKPRKPRESQDREKSHDDNDALTNWKRNVIDPETEKELLKRKKDAISNKNKVQNETEEDSSLETCVVCANPIRIAALSPCNHVVCHMCAFRQRALFEKKQCLVCRTDADKLIFTDNPPASHKYSDVPRSSIISSNSKYGLEFTSKKVEQETFELLQYRCPVKDCHQEEKDGKTDDKESRAPVFTTFKGLNQHVRDAHNKVYCQLCGKFKKAFISELPLYTTRELHIHESKGLSNEEGFKGHPMCKFCSGQRFYSEDELFIHMREKHERCQVCDQIDASHPQYFRDYKHLFEHFKEAHFICNVQSCLDKKFIVFANEFDLQAHMIKEHGNIYGTDQVMLPSAGLEYDGSNARYSAPGFGTRLSTLRGRSTKSKTLKDKQDSTESREVKSLRLQERARHYLHYSQSAFDKFTDCNKGYDDGKITASELVAKYKEIFGSKRSDEEGPVDYAVLIYELSRLYPSSSPKRKALDRINSSAMQQKKLDEQFPSLPGSSSNLQQGWDPPTRSSNQELFPSLPASRPVSFRSGSVRMSKSSSSPSWAPPLNAASIPGYLPKKNRQRIKTHSASLTNSRNTSSTSLGSVGSSSSSLGGAWGAPVSVRPSVHVGTSTKPLITSFSSSRSNSNSGLNDSMFPELPTVRKKVIPRVHPVKKTVSPWENRQTSARSNSNTRNANDMFNMGSVRGALNETTNSQNKKKGKKKKKILLKIGVGH